From the Rhodopirellula halodulae genome, one window contains:
- a CDS encoding ParB/RepB/Spo0J family partition protein produces the protein MTNATTNRTAAGKAPAGKDRRLGKGLAALLGEPMDDVVPPGEENQPSQSGIQALELPIDSIEANPFQPRREFNPDEIASLAESIKNHQQLQPVLVRIVDGRYQLISGERRLRATIHAGLKTIRAEVREADDRLVAELAIIENLQRKDLNAIEKAMSFKRYIDEHKCKQDDLARRLSIDRSTIANLMRLLELPQPIVEMVTSGELTAGHARALLPIGEVEVQVTTAQKIISEGWSVRKTETGVAELLRAEEDSDTGLKVTNVSRQKRKPVPPHIEAMQQEMRMLFGTKVEIKASARSRGKITIHFSDADEFERIRDLLGSVNRPQLRVAG, from the coding sequence GTGACTAACGCGACAACCAATCGAACTGCCGCCGGAAAAGCCCCTGCTGGCAAGGATCGTCGTCTCGGAAAAGGACTGGCGGCTTTGCTGGGCGAACCCATGGATGACGTGGTGCCACCGGGCGAAGAGAACCAACCGTCGCAATCAGGAATCCAGGCACTCGAACTGCCCATCGATTCCATCGAAGCCAACCCATTCCAGCCACGACGCGAATTCAACCCGGACGAAATCGCATCGCTGGCGGAATCGATCAAGAACCATCAACAACTGCAGCCCGTGCTGGTTCGCATCGTTGACGGTCGCTACCAACTGATCAGCGGCGAACGTCGTTTGCGAGCGACCATCCACGCCGGATTGAAAACGATCCGCGCCGAGGTCCGCGAAGCCGACGATCGCTTGGTGGCTGAACTGGCCATCATCGAGAACTTGCAACGCAAGGACCTGAACGCGATTGAAAAAGCGATGTCGTTCAAACGCTACATCGATGAGCACAAATGCAAGCAGGACGACTTGGCCCGTCGATTGAGCATCGATCGCAGCACGATCGCCAACTTGATGCGTTTGCTGGAACTGCCTCAGCCAATCGTTGAGATGGTGACCAGCGGCGAATTGACCGCGGGTCACGCTCGTGCGTTGTTGCCAATCGGTGAAGTGGAAGTCCAAGTCACCACGGCTCAGAAGATCATCAGCGAAGGATGGAGCGTCCGCAAAACAGAAACCGGCGTGGCAGAATTGTTGCGAGCTGAAGAAGACAGCGACACCGGATTGAAAGTCACCAACGTCTCGCGTCAGAAACGCAAGCCTGTGCCTCCGCACATCGAAGCGATGCAACAGGAGATGCGAATGCTCTTCGGCACCAAGGTCGAGATCAAAGCATCCGCACGCAGCCGCGGAAAGATCACCATCCACTTCAGCGACGCGGATGAATTCGAACGCATCCGCGATCTGCTCGGCAGCGTCAACCGTCCGCAACTTCGCGTTGCTGGCTGA
- a CDS encoding ParA family protein, whose product MAKILSVVNQKGGVGKTTTSVNLSAALAMAGKKTLLVDIDPQCNATSALGQSPAAHHGLLGTETLSDSIVQTDVQHLGLLPGSRSFHDADALAETGDRSTARVRQHLDGVMEQYEYILIDCPPSAGAMTETALTASTEVLIPIQCEYFAMVGVTQLIGTIKKVITATDGRLTFGGILLTMYDESLELTREVDEEVRDFFGDIVFESVVPRDVALCEAPSHGQTVFQYAPRSRGAFAYTQLCMEVLQRD is encoded by the coding sequence GTGGCGAAGATCTTGTCTGTCGTGAACCAAAAAGGAGGCGTTGGGAAGACCACCACATCGGTCAACCTCTCGGCTGCTTTGGCCATGGCTGGCAAGAAGACTTTGTTGGTCGACATCGACCCGCAATGCAATGCCACCTCCGCTCTGGGACAGTCCCCCGCGGCTCATCATGGTTTACTTGGAACCGAAACCCTTTCGGATTCCATCGTTCAAACCGACGTGCAGCACTTGGGTCTGCTTCCCGGAAGTCGTTCCTTTCACGATGCCGACGCATTGGCAGAAACCGGCGATCGCTCGACCGCCCGCGTCCGCCAACACCTCGACGGCGTGATGGAGCAATACGAGTACATCTTGATCGACTGCCCGCCCAGTGCGGGTGCCATGACGGAAACGGCGTTGACCGCCAGCACCGAAGTGTTGATTCCGATCCAGTGCGAGTACTTCGCAATGGTCGGCGTTACTCAGTTGATTGGCACGATCAAGAAAGTCATCACCGCCACCGATGGACGTCTGACCTTCGGCGGCATCCTGTTGACCATGTACGACGAATCTTTGGAACTGACTCGCGAAGTCGATGAAGAGGTCCGTGACTTCTTTGGCGACATTGTTTTTGAAAGTGTCGTGCCTCGGGATGTCGCACTGTGCGAAGCCCCCAGCCACGGCCAAACCGTTTTCCAGTACGCCCCGCGAAGTCGCGGCGCGTTCGCTTATACCCAACTGTGCATGGAGGTACTGCAACGTGACTAA
- a CDS encoding N-formylglutamate amidohydrolase, translated as MALLVTCDTGGDRIPETLREPLAQTPFFSDVLHPPQPPAKPPRRDRLEIPRLDREAGFAARAIAEAVDCDLIANPYRADLVDVGRSIHHRNLFRPEVRCLTTATRKAILAAVRTPYRDAIRRRLSELLLRFPYVVHLSIRTFAARTKSGGWQRGDVGLLYDPSRGDELDWCLDLSDELYFAMPDLKVRRNHPGRGTNDSLTKAMRKHFSDVHYLGIEVVLNRAWVARPVRKRREVLRTIGNAIREVTPEATPQAA; from the coding sequence ATGGCTCTCTTGGTGACCTGCGATACTGGTGGCGACCGTATCCCAGAGACACTGCGCGAGCCACTCGCTCAAACGCCGTTCTTTTCCGACGTCTTGCATCCGCCGCAACCTCCCGCCAAACCACCCCGCCGCGACCGTCTGGAAATCCCGCGACTGGATCGCGAAGCGGGCTTCGCCGCACGTGCGATCGCCGAGGCCGTCGACTGCGACTTGATTGCAAACCCTTACCGAGCGGACTTGGTGGACGTTGGCCGATCCATTCATCACCGCAATCTTTTTCGGCCGGAGGTTCGCTGCCTGACCACCGCGACTCGCAAAGCGATCCTGGCCGCCGTGCGAACACCTTATCGAGACGCGATTCGCCGTCGCCTCAGCGAATTGTTACTGCGATTCCCCTACGTCGTGCATCTGTCGATCCGAACGTTCGCCGCTCGCACTAAATCCGGTGGCTGGCAACGAGGTGACGTGGGGCTGCTTTACGACCCCAGCCGCGGTGACGAGCTGGATTGGTGCCTGGACCTCTCGGACGAACTCTATTTCGCGATGCCAGATTTGAAGGTCCGTCGCAATCATCCCGGTCGCGGGACCAACGACTCGCTGACCAAAGCCATGCGAAAGCACTTTTCTGACGTTCATTACCTGGGCATCGAAGTCGTGCTGAACCGAGCCTGGGTGGCTCGTCCGGTTCGCAAGCGACGCGAAGTCTTGCGGACGATCGGCAACGCCATTCGCGAAGTCACCCCGGAAGCAACACCGCAGGCCGCCTGA
- the aroA gene encoding 3-phosphoshikimate 1-carboxyvinyltransferase translates to MNSTTELPSDAIATVRVIPGGPVRGSIRPPGSKSLTNRALLMAAFGRGTSQLDGALVSEDTHVMTDSLRKIGVQIETEDAGRTLVVTGLQQAISPSDQATGHDLYIANSGTTVRFLTAALSALGGHYTLRGVPRMHERPIGDLVQALSPVVDGNIEAVSDGGCPPVHIHTNGWAKQELSVAGNVSSQYLSGLMMAAPLASRRSGAPVSIRVVGELVSRPYAEMTADAMQVFGASVNLIWPESSTGDLIVQIDGDYDAIGWSIEPDASAASYFWAAAAISGGDVTVRGLSRAATQGDVAFVDVLQQMGCRIEETDDSIRVDASELPGGKLRGIDVDMNAISDTVQTLSVVALFATSPTRVRGVAHNRFKETDRIGDLARELRKLGATIQEHEDGMTIHPLVDPGVSADSPVRLDTYHDHRMAMSFSLAGLRLDGVQIENPSCTGKTYPNYWADLEQLIGRSHHWTAE, encoded by the coding sequence ATGAACTCCACCACCGAATTGCCGTCCGACGCCATCGCCACCGTCCGAGTCATTCCCGGTGGCCCCGTCCGCGGTTCCATTCGGCCTCCCGGCAGCAAGAGCCTGACCAACCGAGCCCTGTTGATGGCCGCCTTCGGCCGGGGCACCAGCCAGCTCGATGGGGCTCTGGTTAGCGAAGACACCCACGTCATGACGGATTCGCTCCGTAAGATTGGCGTGCAAATCGAAACCGAAGATGCGGGCCGCACCCTGGTCGTGACTGGTCTGCAACAAGCGATCTCGCCCAGCGACCAAGCCACCGGGCATGATCTCTACATCGCCAACAGCGGAACGACGGTTCGATTTCTGACCGCCGCGCTGTCGGCACTCGGCGGGCACTACACGCTGCGTGGCGTCCCGCGGATGCACGAGCGACCGATCGGCGATCTAGTCCAAGCTCTCTCCCCCGTGGTCGACGGCAACATCGAGGCAGTCTCCGACGGCGGATGCCCTCCGGTTCACATTCATACCAATGGCTGGGCCAAGCAAGAGCTTTCCGTCGCGGGCAATGTCAGCAGCCAATACCTCAGCGGTTTGATGATGGCGGCTCCGCTTGCCAGCCGCCGCTCCGGGGCTCCCGTCTCCATTCGAGTCGTCGGCGAATTGGTCTCGCGTCCATACGCTGAGATGACTGCCGACGCGATGCAGGTCTTCGGAGCATCCGTGAACCTGATTTGGCCAGAGTCCTCCACCGGCGATTTGATTGTGCAGATCGATGGTGACTACGACGCGATCGGATGGAGCATTGAACCGGACGCTTCTGCCGCCAGCTACTTCTGGGCCGCGGCAGCGATCTCGGGCGGCGACGTCACCGTTCGCGGACTCAGCCGAGCCGCGACGCAAGGTGATGTCGCGTTCGTCGACGTGCTCCAGCAAATGGGCTGCCGGATCGAAGAGACCGACGATTCCATCCGAGTCGACGCCAGCGAATTGCCGGGCGGCAAGCTTCGCGGGATCGACGTGGACATGAATGCAATCAGCGACACAGTGCAAACCCTGTCAGTCGTTGCGCTGTTTGCGACCTCGCCCACACGAGTTCGCGGCGTGGCTCACAATCGATTCAAAGAGACCGATCGCATTGGTGATCTGGCTCGCGAATTGAGAAAGCTCGGTGCGACTATCCAAGAGCACGAGGACGGCATGACCATTCATCCGTTGGTCGATCCCGGCGTCAGCGCGGACTCGCCGGTGCGACTGGATACCTACCACGATCACCGCATGGCGATGAGCTTCTCGCTGGCGGGACTGCGCCTGGACGGGGTGCAAATCGAAAACCCCAGCTGCACCGGTAAGACTTACCCGAATTACTGGGCTGACCTCGAACAGCTCATCGGCCGCTCGCATCACTGGACCGCGGAATAG
- a CDS encoding UPF0104 family protein yields the protein MKFDPRKLVGPLMALLLFGLAVRLLIGEAQKVSWDDFVAGLTGVPPAYLVIATFLVALNYALLICYDILALRYVCRALPLKRVSLVAFLGYALGNNLGTLLAAAPIRYRFYHRWGLTHRQIVALMSVLALTFWSGVCVLGGVVLVLHPIELPAKFDLPFGVRTLGAILLSIVVFYAVVCLVWQKPWPIGKLHLRPPSLGLATAQASVAIVDLTISATALYLVMPGNAVVPFPTVLAAYLVGITISLITQVPGGLGVLELILWTLLKDTVGKPVLASVLIFRVIYYILPLLVGMVVLVAHEIYSGAMEARHDAETFDAAN from the coding sequence GTGAAATTCGATCCACGCAAACTTGTCGGGCCGTTGATGGCATTGCTGCTGTTCGGCTTGGCCGTGCGGCTGTTGATTGGTGAGGCTCAAAAGGTTTCTTGGGACGACTTTGTTGCCGGATTGACCGGTGTTCCGCCCGCCTATTTGGTGATCGCAACGTTTTTGGTTGCGTTGAATTACGCCCTGCTAATTTGCTACGACATTTTGGCATTGCGATATGTGTGCCGGGCACTGCCTTTGAAACGAGTGTCGTTGGTTGCGTTTCTGGGCTACGCACTCGGGAATAATCTTGGCACGCTGCTTGCCGCCGCACCGATCCGGTACCGTTTCTACCATCGTTGGGGTCTGACCCACCGGCAAATCGTTGCGTTGATGAGCGTCCTGGCACTGACGTTTTGGTCAGGCGTCTGCGTTCTGGGCGGGGTGGTGTTGGTGCTTCATCCGATCGAGTTGCCCGCCAAGTTCGATCTGCCCTTCGGTGTCCGGACGCTCGGAGCCATCCTGCTATCAATTGTCGTGTTTTACGCGGTGGTGTGCCTGGTTTGGCAGAAGCCTTGGCCGATCGGCAAACTGCATTTGCGACCACCAAGCCTCGGTTTGGCGACGGCGCAAGCCTCGGTGGCGATCGTGGATTTGACAATCAGCGCGACGGCGCTCTACCTCGTCATGCCAGGCAACGCGGTGGTTCCGTTTCCGACGGTGCTGGCGGCTTACTTGGTCGGCATCACGATATCGCTGATCACGCAGGTCCCCGGCGGTTTGGGGGTGTTGGAGCTGATTTTGTGGACGTTGCTCAAGGACACCGTGGGGAAACCTGTGTTGGCATCTGTCCTGATTTTCCGCGTGATCTATTATATTTTGCCGCTTTTGGTCGGCATGGTGGTTTTGGTCGCTCACGAGATCTACAGCGGGGCGATGGAAGCTCGCCACGACGCGGAAACCTTTGACGCCGCGAACTGA